From Haliotis asinina isolate JCU_RB_2024 chromosome 8, JCU_Hal_asi_v2, whole genome shotgun sequence, a single genomic window includes:
- the LOC137293636 gene encoding cdc42 homolog — MGKSKMYRSFDKSNIKCVLVGDTTVGKSCLARRLASHGFSEEYTPTMFDNYAATTTVDGKPYVLSIFDTAGQEEFDRLRALAYMNCDVFMICFSVANPDSIKSVLQTWVPEVTHYAPDSQLILVGTQVDMRDEAENKKDYNPHLFIQTKEGLQMASKIGAEYVECSALTEAGTPRLKEVAVDSGLRSHRPKDDTCCATCEII; from the exons ATGGGGAAGAGCAAAATGTACAGGTCCTTCGACAAAAGTAATATTAAGTGTGTGCTTGTTGGCGATACCACTGTTGGAAAGTCATGCCTGGCTCGGAGACTTGCCTCACACGGATTTAGCGAGGAATATACGCCAACCATGTTTGATAACTATGCTG CTACCACCACAGTCGATGGAAAGCCCTACGTCCTGAGTATATTCGACACTGCCGGCCAG GAGGAGTTTGACCGTCTCCGAGCGCTGGCTTACATGAATTGCGACGTTTTCATGATCTGTTTCTCCGTCGCAAATCCCGACTCGATCAAGAGCGTGCTTCAGACGTGGGTACCGGAAGTGACGCATTATGCGCCGGACAGTCAGCTCATTCTTGTTGGCACGCAAGTTGACATGCGCGACGAAGCCGAGAACAAAAAGGACTACAACCCGCACCTCTTCATCCAAACAAAGGAAGGACTTCAGATGGCTTCCAAGATAGGAGCGGAGTACGTGGAATGTTCAGCTCTGACAGAAGCAGGTACGCCACGGTTGAAAGAAGTTGCCGTCGACTCGGGCCTCAGATCACATCGACCCAAGGACGATACCTGTTGCGCCACCTGTGAAATCAtttga